The Raphanus sativus cultivar WK10039 chromosome 2, ASM80110v3, whole genome shotgun sequence genome includes a region encoding these proteins:
- the LOC108820803 gene encoding non-specific lipid transfer protein GPI-anchored 26: MKPGMCLLWLTVSVAVMSNVSAQSSCTDVLMSMAPCLGYITGNSSSPSQQCCSQLAHVVRSSGECLCELLKGGAPHLGINFNQTQAFALPKACNVQTPPVSSCNGGSSVNSPIGSSNTSEHGNGSKTVPGHRSSSSSSSHGSTIKFSFPLLAILSATSYITILTS; encoded by the exons ATGAAACCTGGAATGTGTTTACTGTGGCTAACAGTTTCAGTTGCGGTGATGTCCAATGTTTCTGCTCAATCGAGCTGCACAGATGTTCTAATGAGTATGGCTCCATGTCTCGGCTACATTACTGGaaactcttcttctccttctcaacAATGCTGCAGTCAGTTGGCTCATGTTGTAAGGTCTTCTGGTGAGTGTTTGTGTGAACTTCTCAAAGGTGGAGCCCCTCATCTTGGGATCAATTTTAATCAAACACAGGCTTTTGCTTTGCCTAAAGCTTGTAATGTTCAAACTCCTCCAGTTAGTAGCTGCAACG gTGGTTCTTCGGTTAATTCGCCTATAGGATCATCAAACACTTCAG AACATGGAAATGGATCAAAAACAGTTCCAGGACatagatcatcatcatcatcatcatctcatgGGAGTACTATCAAGTTCTCATTCCCTCTTCTTGCTATCCTTTCTGCGACTTCCTACATCACAATACTGACTTCTTAA
- the LOC130507980 gene encoding uncharacterized protein LOC130507980 — MEIKSVACECCGLTEDCTQNYISKVKAKFGGKWLCGLCSEAVSDEFNRDRKMTTVEEAVNAHVTFCSKFRANPAELVADGMRQMLRRRSGELLPAKSKKFGRSNTT; from the coding sequence ATGGAGATCAAATCGGTGGCGTGCGAGTGTTGCGGTTTAACGGAAGATTGTACACAAAACTACATTAGTAAGGTCAAAGCTAAGTTCGGTGGAAAATGGCTTTGTGGGCTTTGCTCCGAGGCGGTGAGTGATGAATTCAACCGTGACAGGAAGATGACGACGGTAGAGGAAGCTGTTAACGCCCATGTGACATTTTGTAGTAAGTTTAGAGCCAACCCGGCTGAACTCGTCGCCGACGGAATGAGACAGATGCTACGTCGGAGGTCCGGTGAGTTGTTGCCGGCGAAGTCCAAGAAGTTTGGAAGATCTAACACCACGTAG
- the LOC108841878 gene encoding pentatricopeptide repeat-containing protein At4g14820 → MLSMPSTAVLDVLSQCKTLSHIKQLHAHILRTVSDHNRLNTFLFNLSSSSSSINLNYSLSLFSSLPSPPQPFLFNLLLRNLSRSSQPRAAILFYQRIRRAGGRLDRFSFTPILKAAAKVSALFEGTELHGLALKTAAISDPFVKTAVLDMYACCGRIVEARKVFDEMPQRDVVTWNTMIERYCRCGFLDEAFKLFEEMKCCDVMPDEMILCNIVSACARTCNTKYNRAIHEFLKENGVRMDAHLLTALVTMYAGAGCMDIAREFYTKMPVRSLFVSTAMVSGFSKAGRLEDARDIFDQMEKKDLVCWTTMISAYAESDHPEEALRVFEEMRRYGTEPDEVAMGSVVSACANLGVLEKAKWVHELTHLNGFESSLTVNNALVNMYAKCGGLDAARDVFEKMPTKNVVSWSSMINAFSMHGEANDALTLFARMKQENVEPNDVTFVGVLYGCSHSGLVEEGKKIFASMSDEYNVTPKLEHYGCMVDLFGRANRLPEALEVIESMPMAPNVVIWGSLMSACGVHGELELGEFAAKHVLELEPGHDGALVLMSNIYAREERWDDVRSVRRGMEVKNVFKERGVSRIDVNGESHEFLIGDKRHKQSDEIYAKLKEVVSELKLAGCVPDCGSVLVDV, encoded by the exons ATGTTATCG ATGCCCTCAACAGCTGTTCTTGACGTACTCTCACAGTGCAAAACACTCAGCCACATCAAGCAACTCCACGCCCACATCCTCCGCACAGTATCCGACCATAACCGCCTCAACACCTTTCTCTTCaacctctcctcttcttcttcctcaatcaATCTCAACTACTCACTCTCCCTCTTCTCATCTCTCCCCTCTCCACCGCAACCCTTCCTCTTCAATCTCCTTCTCCGGAACCTCTCTCGTTCCTCCCAACCTAGAGCCGCGATCCTCTTCTACCAGAGGATCAGACGCGCCGGTGGCCGTCTCGATCGTTTCAGTTTCACTCCGATTCTCAAAGCAGCCGCCAAAGTCTCGGCCTTGTTCGAGGGTACGGAGCTTCACGGCCTTGCGTTGAAGACAGCCGCGATTTCCGACCCGTTTGTAAAGACTGCTGTTTTGGATATGTATGCTTGTTGCGGCAGGATTGTAGAGGCGCGCaaggtgttcgacgaaatgcccCAGAGAGATGTTGTTACTTGGAATACTATGATCGAGAG GTATTGCCGATGCGGGTTTTTAGATGAAGCATTCAAGCTTTTTGAGGAGATGAAGTGTTGTGATGTGATGCCTGATGAGATGATTCTCTGCAACATTGTCTCCGCATGTGCTCGCACTTGTAACACCAAATATAACAGAGCGATTCACGAGTTTTTGAAAGAGAATGGTGTGAGGATGGACGCTCATTTGCTGACGGCTCTTGTGACTATGTACGCTGGAGCTGGGTGTATGGATATAGCAAGGGAGTTTTATACGAAGATGCCAGTTAGAAGCTTGTTTGTTTCGACCGCCATGGTTTCTGGGTTCTCTAAAGCTGGGAGGCTCGAGGACGCACGGGATATATTCGACCAGATGGAGAAGAAGGACTTGGTGTGCTGGACGACGATGATCTCAGCTTATGCTGAGAGTGATCATCCTGAAGAAGCTTTAAGAGTTTTCGAGGAAATGCGTCGCTATGGGACAGAGCCTGATGAAGTTGCAATGGGGAGTGTTGTATCAGCTTGCGCGAACCTCGGTGTTCTGGAAAAAGCGAAATGGGTTCATGAGTTAACGCATCTCAACGGGTTTGAGTCCTCTTTGACAGTAAATAATGCTCTGGTTAACATGTATGCGAAATGTGGAGGTTTGGATGCAGCGAGAGATGTGTTCGAGAAGATGCCGACGAAGAATGTAGTGTCGTGGAGCTCTATGATCAATGCCTTCTCTATGCACGGGGAAGCCAATGACGCGCTTACCTTATTCGCCAGAATGAAACAGGAAAATGTGGAGCCCAACGATGTTACTTTTGTAGGTGTGCTATATGGTTGTAGTCACTCAGGGTTAGTGGAAGAAGGAAAGAAGATCTTTGCATCGATGAGTGATGAATACAACGTTACGCCTAAGCTCGAGCATTATGGATGCATGGTGGATCTCTTTGGACGTGCTAATCGTTTACCAGAAGCTCTTGAGGTTATAGAATCAATGCCGATGGCGCCTAACGTAGTCATATGGGGATCGTTGATGTCAGCTTGTGGAGTTCACGGAGAGCTTGAGTTAGGCGAGTTTGCAGCCAAACACGTCCTCGAGCTGGAACCTGGTCATGACGGGGCGCTTGTGTTAATGTCGAATATCTACGCGAGAGAAGAGAGATGGGACGATGTGAGGAGCGTAAGACGAGGGATGGAGGTGAAGAATGTGTTCAAGGAGAGAGGTGTTAGCCGGATTGACGTAAACGGGGAATCACACGAGTTTCTCATTGGTGACAAAAGGCATAAGCAATCAGATGAGATTTATGCAAAGCTAAAAGAGGTTGTAAGTGAACTGAAGCTAGCGGGTTGTGTTCCAGACTGTGGTAGTGTTTTGGTGGATGTAtag
- the LOC130507978 gene encoding transcription repressor OFP11 produces the protein MSTFLKKKLHLCFSSSGVVSPSIPSSPIVVPNHNPPSHHHHTPSLFINNFNSLYDHLSVSSPLHRNDNFTSVAAALTTPKSGEIGSSLFTGGLLPPSPRRPDDEDDEEDGNYAIVSKILSDGTAITKRIDSPDPCRDFGRSMREMVEARDPTRDDDASSDREYLNELLFCYLSLNPRHTHKFIVSAFADTLLWLLSQSSSPENSLSQSI, from the coding sequence ATGTCTACTTTTCTAAAGAAGAAGCTACACCTCTGCTTCTCCTCCTCCGGTGTTGTCTCACCGTCGATTCCTTCTTCCCCGATCGTCGTACCCAATCACAACCCTCCATCTCATCACCACCACACTCCCTCTCTCTTCATCAACAACTTCAACTCTCTCTACGATCACCTCTCTGTTTCCTCTCCTCTCCACCGCAACGATAATTTCACCTCCGTCGCCGCCGCATTGACCACTCCCAAATCCGGCGAGATTGGATCCAGTTTGTTCACCGGCGGATTGCTTCCTCCTTCTCCGCGTAGACCTGACGACGAAGACGACGAAGAAGATGGAAACTATGCCATCGTGTCAAAGATTTTAAGCGACGGAACGGCGATTACGAAGCGGATTGATTCACCGGACCCGTGCAGAGATTTCGGAAGGTCAATGAGAGAGATGGTGGAAGCTAGAGATCCGACGAGAGACGACGACGCCTCCTCCGATAGAGAATACTTGAACGAGCTCCTCTTCTGTTACCTCTCCTTGAATCCAAGACACACTCACAAGTTCATCGTCTCTGCTTTCGCCGATACACTCCTCTGGTTACTTTCTCAGTCGTCATCGCCGGAAAATTCTTTATCCCAATCgatctaa
- the LOC130507979 gene encoding preprotein translocase subunit SECE1: MSLTAQFSPPVTGINISLRKTASLPATHRVSPFYTEIRTPAMICTRKSPYLVARAIEQSRDTAGSESEQEATPSPGESGDGEKEVEISALGAEIKAAMEQRKAAAAEEGEGKEEFLSGVAEEVREIEWPAFQKVVGTTGVVLGVIAGSSVVLLTVNFLLAELSDRVFIGKGVQDFFS; encoded by the coding sequence ATGTCTCTAACCGCACAGTTCTCGCCGCCGGTCACCGGAATAAACATAAGCTTACGGAAAACAGCCTCGCTACCTGCCACCCATCGTGTATCTCCGTTTTACACTGAGATACGAACTCCGGCGATGATTTGCACGAGGAAATCGCCGTATCTGGTGGCTAGGGCTATCGAGCAGAGCCGAGACACAGCTGGATCTGAGTCCGAGCAGGAGGCGACTCCGTCGCCGGGAGAGAGTGGAGACGGAGAAAAGGAGGTGGAGATTAGCGCGTTGGGAGCAGAGATAAAAGCGGCGATGGAGCAGAGGAAAGctgcggcggcggaggaggggGAAGGGAAGGAGGAGTTTCTGAGTGGAGTGGCGGAGGAAGTGAGGGAGATCGAGTGGCCTGCGTTTCAGAAAGTGGTTGGGACAACCGGCGTGGTGCTTGGTGTAATCGCCGGTTCGAGCGTGGTTTTGCTAACCGTTAATTTCCTTTTGGCTGAGCTTTCTGATCGTGTCTTCATCGGCAAAGGTGTTCAAGATTTTTTCAGCTGA